From Carassius auratus strain Wakin chromosome 9, ASM336829v1, whole genome shotgun sequence:
TACAGTGATTTGAAGCCTTTAAATGGCACTCATAGTCCGTGTTCTCTACCACAACAGCATGTCCTTCACTTCATGCAAGTGTCTCTAATAAACACTTGGACAGAAGTTGTGGCCATTAGCAGCATGTCACCACCAGTATCCattaatcttttgtttttttaatttaggcTTGGACTGGCGTGTAAGTCAAGGTTCTCATGGTTGTGGAAACGGATAAATCAAGTAGTTTAGAATCTACTTTGGAGGGTCTTATTGGAGACATGTTATACTTCAATACTACAGTATACTAATCAATTAAACTGTTTCTCTATTAAAGCTAAAATCTAATTTGCCAGCACTGCTTTGAAAAGACTCATCCACTAATCAAGAAAAGAAAGTCAAAGAAACTCTTTGGTCAATAATACGGGAACACTAGAAAGTCTCTACAGATGTTTTGATAAATTCACTCACTGAACTTTGTGGAAAAATCCAGTCAAAGCCATGCCTGAAGTGGCTTTTGTTTTCTCGAAGGAGTCTGTGTGGATTGCACAGTTTGATTAGACTGGCAGATGACCCCCATCCTCACTTTACTCTTAAAGTAGCTGCACTCCAGTCTGTGACCAAACTATTGTCAATTGGTTGCCCAAAATGGgaaaatgaatttctttctttgtgtCATGAGACCCATGCTCTAACtgaatgatttaataaatacGTGTTACACACTAGAGGTCAGATAACACTCAGTTGGTAAATGCCTCATGCAAATAGTTAAGAtgaattattttctctttttttctttttcaatagcTGACTTGTTTATGAGAACTTGATAGAAAAGTGTCCTTttagctccatctagtggatctTTCTGGTTAATCGAGCCTTTTATAAAAGGCTTCTAGAAACTTTTTCCTGAGAGTAAAGCACCTCATTCAGATAGTTCATTGACATTATGCTCCGATGCATGGAAAGCTGTAAATGTCTTGTTCATGATTTGGAGTTCTTAACATTGAATCAGCACCTCATCAACTTTTGTCAGTTGTTGTAGGCAGGTAGGCCATATCCATGCTATATTTATTACTGGAtgaaatttacagtttttttctctttttggtgCTGTTTTCAATTTCTAACAGTTAGTGTCTTGTTCTCTTGCAGGGCTGAGGCAGTGGTTCTTCTTGAAGCACGATGAGCTGGAGCTTTCTTACACGGCTGTTGGATGAAATCTCCAACCACTCCACCTTTGTGGGCAAGATCTGGCTCACATTACTTATCATCTTCCGCATTGTGTTGACCGTTGTGGGGGGAGAATCAATATACTACGATGAACAGAGCAAATTTGTGTGCAACACCCATCAGCCTGGTTGTGAAAATGTCTGCTATGATGCGTTTGCACCACTCTCTCATGTAAGGTTTTGGGTTTTTCAGATCATTTTGATCACAACCCCCACTATTATGTACCTAGGCTTTGCAATGCACAAGATCGCTCGTATGAATGATGATGAGTACAAGCCGAGTAACCGGAAACGCATGCCCATGATTAAACGCGGAGCTAACCGTGATTATGAGGAGGCTGAGGACAACGGTGAGGAAGATCCCATGATGATGGAGGAGATCCTGCCTGAGAAAGAGAAAGCTCCTGTGAAGCCCGCCCCTAAACACGATGGTCGACGGAGGATAAAGAGGGACGGGCTTATGAAGGTGTACATCCTTCAGCTTCTATCTCGGGTTGTTTTCGAGGTTGGTTTTCTCTTTGGCCAGTATATCCTGTATGGTTTTGAGGTCGACCCCTCGTATG
This genomic window contains:
- the LOC113108292 gene encoding gap junction gamma-1 protein; the encoded protein is MSWSFLTRLLDEISNHSTFVGKIWLTLLIIFRIVLTVVGGESIYYDEQSKFVCNTHQPGCENVCYDAFAPLSHVRFWVFQIILITTPTIMYLGFAMHKIARMNDDEYKPSNRKRMPMIKRGANRDYEEAEDNGEEDPMMMEEILPEKEKAPVKPAPKHDGRRRIKRDGLMKVYILQLLSRVVFEVGFLFGQYILYGFEVDPSYVCTRSPCPHTVDCFVSRPTEKTIFLLIMYAVSCLCLFLTVLEILHLGLSGIRDAFRRRTHNHSAARPRDAICRQVPTAPPGYHTALKKDKLSMGLKPEYNLDSGRESFGDESSLRDIDRLRRHLKLAQQHLDMAYQNGESSPSRSSSPESNGTAVEQNRLNFAQEKQGSTCEKGIHA